A single Orcinus orca chromosome 2, mOrcOrc1.1, whole genome shotgun sequence DNA region contains:
- the RTL1 gene encoding retrotransposon-like protein 1, with protein sequence MIEPSEDSFETMMERKNPSSKQMESSEGSSNTTVETPGSRVAAAAAAAGLASGPAREMGELPIDLLQDMEEPSSGPHREVKDPPNDLLQDLEESRDGSHLEVGGPFGGAPGRMEEASVNPWGAQEEQDDYTDLAGWKEARPEELADSVTAEITGMVGSIISLYFRVQDLREQQRVAEEILMKGISAGQLPVPGKFSGDRREYHEFIVLCQLVLQGCPRMLYSDRLRVGYVIGHLSGLALEWAEDLVQRESPLMDDFPAFLEAMSDTFQYRQALRVAEEAMFSLRQGDRAAIEYINEFQGLVPTLGWPDDVLQAHLCQGLKEEIRHYLFRIPQPDSLDSLILLVLQIEEKLAERRAMLRLPPEARPRNLTWIDSPAPERWVVSSWLPCEARPAIDRDHLFLLLTVRVNPYHSVAVQALVDSGAGGNFMDERFAQEHYVELYEKPCPRSVPSVDGSLVGHEPVWLYTEPLVCIHQSHHESLQFDIIPSPNFSVILGIDWLRVHAPEVDWVKGRCTFHSPYCLKNCFRPPPPCIALERHAISLLPGLPPLYSDLADVFNPKEADEETSDQPSSDGSDDLSESEPSELQQAGDSDHSETYHECPSTAPWEPVGAGMQERARREEYWDPQDMLSSTHDYVQMIPELFDQLHGATWFTKLELRGTVVEESMNVRQTEDVWKAAFGLELQEMTSYWPFPICADPIIPQGVIHFILKDMLGFFVLSYGQHVLVYSMSQEEHLHHVRQVLTRFRYHHVYCSLDRSQFHRHTAEFLGFVMTPKGVRLNKSIVSTVTGHPTPGSKKSLWNLIEFAFPYRHFVERFAVITEPLVRQLLSDRPFYWGHEEQEAFERLKWAFRQAPLLHHPKPQNPFYLETGVTKTALHASLIQVDDQTGQRVCCAFYSRNISPIEVEASPAEMKTLPVRAAFVAWCRYLENTEEPIMILLNTEDLASLNNDRLTVLIPGHWVFFFSHFHFDVMERPEQKGGRPLPPMRKRLQRRAFQQRAAARPRMLFATGGSPRAQSPESGDEEENEDALHQDESHGQHLQQELLALIPADQILNSLLAHLSMAQIRAVILHFFRGLLFWKNLLAVAALLVLLRFRTRLALPPAPTSGMARPPPRRSLCLLLDLSLIAPAVAQLFTQMPLLTGANATPAKAPAELFLGPGQRRRDTLLGLRLTPEFWQMLCELFAVRVAPREGTHPHPHPNRYLELHVVDDEDVVLREALQDDLQRYRQCGLHDGLQDTSQDEQESDVQDSLSPGASGARGPRQHLPGDTDVRRLLYIRSARRGPIAINRQLAARALTHFLTAVYTRSTSTLVGVSPPGEGATLEELPGEEHDADLD encoded by the coding sequence ATGATAGAACCCTCTGAAGACTCATTTGAGACGATGATGGAGCGTAAGAATCCATCATCAAAACAAATGGAGTCCTCCGAGGGCTCATCCAACACCACCGTGGAGACACCAGGCAGCAGagtggcggcggcggcagcggcggcaggGCTGGCCAGTGGCCCGGCCCGGGAAATGGGAGAGCTGCCCATTGATCTCCTCCAAGACATGGAGGAGCCATCCAGTGGCCCACATAGGGAAGTAAAGGATCCACCCAATGACCTACTCCAAGACCTGGAGGAGTCACGCGATGGTTCACATCTGGAAGTGGGGGGTCCCTTTGGTGGGGCACCTGGCAGAATGGAAGAGGCATCAGTCAACCCATGGGGAGCCCAGGAAGAGCAAGACGACTACACTGACCTGGCTGGGTGGAAAGAGGCACGTCCCGAGGAGCTGGCGGACAGCGTGACCGCGGAAATCACAGGCATGGTGGGGTCCATCATCTCTCTGTACTTCCGCGTGCAGGACCTCAGGGAGCAGCAGAGGGTGGCGGAAGAGATCCTGATGAAGGGGATCAGCGCCGGCCAGCTGCCGGTCCCAGGCAAGTTCTCGGGCGATCGCAGAGAGTACCACGAGTTCATCGTGCTCTGCCAGCTGGTCTTACAGGGCTGCCCCAGAATGCTCTACAGCGACCGCCTGCGGGTGGGGTACGTCATCGGCCACCTCTCGGGCCTGGCCTTGGAGTGGGCCGAAGATCTGGTGCAGAGAGAAAGCCCCCTGATGGACGACTTCCCAGCCTTCCTGGAGGCCATGTCCGACACGTTCCAGTACCGCCAGGCCCTGCGGGTGGCGGAAGAGGCCATGTTCAGCCTCAGGCAGGGGGATCGCGCCGCCATCGAATACATCAACGAGTTCCAGGGCCTGGTGCCCACCCTGGGCTGGCCAGACGACGTCCTGCAGGCCCACCTGTGCCAGGGGCTCAAGGAGGAGATCAGGCACTATCTGTTCCGCATCCCTCAGCCGGATTCGCTGGACAGTCTGATCCTGCTGGTCCTGCAGATAGAAGAGAAGCTGGCAGAGAGAAGGGCGATGCTCAGGCTGCCCCCGGAGGCCCGCCCGCGGAACCTGACCTGGATCGACTCGCCCGCTCCGGAGAGGTGGGTGGTGAGCAGCTGGCTGCCCTGCGAGGCCCGCCCCGCCATCGACCGCGACCACCTGTTCCTGCTGCTCACGGTGAGGGTGAACCCCTACCACAGCGTGGCGGTTCAGGCCCTGGTCGACTCGGGGGCGGGCGGCAACTTCATGGATGAGAGGTTCGCCCAAGAGCACTACGTCGAGCTCTACGAGAAGCCCTGCCCGCGGTCGGTCCCGTCCGTGGACGGCTCGCTGGTCGGCCACGAGCCCGTCTGGCTCTACACCGAACCCCTGGTGTGCATTCACCAGAGCCACCACGAGTCCCTGCAATTCGACATCATTCCGTCCCCCAACTTCTCCGTGATACTAGGCATCGACTGGCTCCGAGTCCACGCCCCGGAGGTCGACTGGGTCAAAGGCCGCTGCACCTTCCACTCTCCCTACTGCCTGAAGAACTGCTTCCGCCCGCCCCCGCCATGCATCGCTCTGGAACGACACGCCATAAGCTTGCTGCCCGGACTGCCGCCCCTGTACTCCGACCTGGCCGACGTGTTTAACCCGAAGGAAGCAGATGAGGAGACTTCCGACCAGCCAAGCTCAGACGGATCCGATGATCTTTCTGAATCAGAGCCCTCTGAGCTTCAGCAGGCTGGAGACAGTGATCACAGCGAGACCTATCACGAGTGTCCCTCCACCGCGCCGTGGGAACCTGTGGGAGCCGGGATGCAAGAAAGGGCCAGGCGGGAGGAATACTGGGACCCGCAGGACATGCTGAGCAGCACACACGACTACGTACAGATGATTCCAGAACTGTTCGACCAGTTACACGGAGCCACGTGGTTCACAAAGCTGGAGCTGCGCGGCACCGTCGTGGAGGAAAGCATGAACGTACGCCAAACGGAAGACGTGTGGAAAGCAGCGTTCGGTTTGGAGCTTCAAGAGATGACGAGCTACTGGCCCTTCCCGATCTGCGCAGACCCTATCATCCCTCAGGGCGTGATTCACTTTATCCTAAAGGACATGCTCGGTTTCTTTGTCCTCTCGTACGGGCAGCACGTCCTGGTCTACTCAATGAGCCAGGAGGAGCACCTCCACCACGTCCGCCAGGTGCTGACCCGCTTCCGCTACCACCACGTCTACTGCTCCCTGGACAGGAGCCAGTTCCACCGACACACCGCCGAGTTCCTGGGGTTCGTCATGACCCCCAAAGGGGTGAGACTCAACAAGAGCATCGTGAGCACCGTAACGGGGCACCCCACCCCTGGCTCTAAGAAGTCCCTGTGGAACCTCATCGAATTCGCCTTCCCGTACCGGCACTTTGTGGAGCGCTTCGCCGTCATCACGGAGCCCCTGGTGCGGCAGCTACTGAGCGACCGGCCCTTCTACTGGGGGCATGAGGAACAGGAGGCCTTCGAGCGCCTGAAGTGGGCTTTCCGCCAGGCgcccctcctccaccaccccaAGCCCCAGAACCCGTTCTACTTGGAAACGGGCGTCACCAAGACGGCCCTGCATGCCTCCCTGATCCAAGTCGACGACCAAACCGGCCAGCGAGTCTGCTGCGCTTTCTATTCTCGGAACATCTCCCCGATCGAGGTGGAGGCCTCGCCGGCGGAGATGAAGACCCTTCCAGTACGGGCTGCCTTCGTGGCGTGGTGCCGCTACCTGGAGAACACCGAGGAGCCTATCATGATCCTTCTCAACACAGAGGATCTGGCCTCTCTGAATAATGACAGGCTTACCGTACTTATCCCCGGGCATTGGGTCTTCTTCTTCTCCCACTTCCACTTTGACGTCATGGAGCGGCCAGAACAAAAGGGTGGCCGGCCCCTGCCGCCCATGCGGAAACGCCTCCAGAGAAGGGCCTTCCAGCAGCGCGCTGCCGCTCGGCCAAGGATGCTCTTCGCTACGGGAGGGTCCCCCAGGGCTCAGTCCCCAGAATCGGGGGACGAAGAGGAGAATGAAGACGCCCTGCATCAGGACGAGTCGCACGGGCAGCACCTCCAGCAGGAGCTCCTGGCTCTGATACCAGCAGACCAAATACTCAACAGCCTCCTTGCCCATCTCAGCATGGCCCAGATCAGGGCAGTCATCCTGCACTTCTTCCGAGGGCTCCTGTTCTGGAAGAACCTCCTGGCCGTGGCCGCCCTCCTCGTGCTGCTGAGGTTCAGGACGCGCCTCGCCCTGCCGCCCGCACCCACCTCGGGCATGGCCCGGCCGCCGCCGCGGCGCTCTCTGTGCCTGCTGCTGGACTTGTCCCTCATCGCCCCCGCCGTCGCCCAGCTGTTCACCCAGATGCCCCTGCTCACGGGCGCCAACGCCACCCCGGCCAAGGCACCGGCCGAGCTGTTCCTGGGCCCTGGCCAGCGGCGGCGCGACACCCTGCTTGGCCTGCGACTCACGCCCGAGTTCTGGCAGATGCTGTGCGAGCTCTTCGCCGTCAGAGTCGCCCCCCGTGAGGGGACCCACCCCCACCCGCACCCGAACCGCTACCTGGAGCTGCACGTCGTCGACGATGAGGATGTCGTCTTGCGAGAAGCCCTGCAAGACGACCTGCAACGTTACCGTCAGTGTGGCCTGCATGACGGCCTGCAAGACACCTCGCAGGACGAGCAGGAGAGCGACGTGCAGGACAGCCTGAGCCCTGGTGCCTCGGGCGCCCGCGGGCCCCGCCAGCACCTCCCCGGCGACACCGACGTCCGCCGCCTGCTCTACATCCGCAGCGCCCGACGGGGGCCCATCGCCATCAACCGGCAGCTGGCGGCCAGGGCCCTGACCCACTTCCTGACCGCCGTCTACACCCGGTCTACATCCACCCTCGTCGGGGTGAGCCCCCCCGGGGAAGGAGCAACGCTGGAGGAGCTGCCCGGAGAAGAGCACGACGCGGACCTCGACTGA